One genomic segment of Anguilla anguilla isolate fAngAng1 chromosome 2, fAngAng1.pri, whole genome shotgun sequence includes these proteins:
- the LOC118220440 gene encoding tumor-associated calcium signal transducer 2-like, producing the protein MKSLVLLFVVAFAVGAYAQCSCDTMKWATCDGTPCECFLMVGNDERQVLNCTTLIPKCFLMKAEMYRARKGLSTRSIGGKPTETAFVDNDGIYDPECESNGVFKAKQCNNTEECWCVNSAGVRRTDKGDKDLKCEELVETHWLRLELKHKETTDAVDPDKLKAAIATAIEARYQLDKKFVDSIQYDKDARLIVVDVKKSVGDRKADLSRMAYYMEKDIKVLPLFKDTTKFEPNVGGQKLDLENILVYYVDEKAPTFTMKRLTGGVIAVIVVVVLAVIAGLVVLFLARRRERAKYEKTQVRELDEIQQALS; encoded by the exons ATGAAGTCGTTGGTTTTACTATTTGTTGTGGCTTTTGCAGTGGGGGCATACGCTCAAT GTTCTTGCGACACTATGAAGTGGGCAACGTGCGACGGAACCCCATGTGAATGTTTCCTTATGGTTGGAAATGACGAAAGACAAGTTCTGAACTGCACCACAc TGATCCCCAAGTGTTTCCTGATGAAGGCAGAGATGTACCGTGCCAGGAAGGGCCTGTCCACCCGCTCGATTGGTGGGAAGCCAACGGAGACCGCCTTTGTGGACAACGATGGGATCTATGACCCAGAATGCGAGTCTAATGGGGTGTTCAAGGCCAAGCAGTGCAATAACACAGAGGAGTGCTGGTGCGTCAACAGCGCTGGGGTGCGTCGTACGGACAAGGGGGACAAGGACCTCAAGTGCGAAGAGCTGGTGGAGACTCA TTGGCTGCGTTTGGAACTGAAGCACAAGGAGACTACAGATGCTGTGGATCCTGACAAACTGAAGGC TGCCATTGCCACTGCTATTGAGGCCCGCTACCAGCTGGACAAGAAGTTTGTTGACAGTATTCAG TACGACAAAGATGCTCGTCTTATTGTGGTGGATGTGAAGAAGAGTGTTGGTGACCGGAAGGCAGACCTGTCCCGTATGGCCTACTACATGGAGAAGGAT ATCAAGGTTCTACCACTCTTCAAAGACACTACGAAATTTGAGCCCAATGTTGGCGGCCAGAAGCTGGACCTTGAGAACATTCTGGTCTACTACGTGGATGAGAAGGCCCCCACCTTCACCATGAAGAGACTGACTGGTGGCGTGATTGCAGTCATCGTTGTGGTCGTCCTTGCAGTCATTGCAGGGCTGGTGGTTCTG TTCCTGGCCAGGAGGAGGGAGCGTGCCAAGTATGAGAAGACTCAG GTCCGAGAGCTGGATGAGATTCAGCAGGCTCTCTCGTGA